From a region of the Pecten maximus chromosome 18, xPecMax1.1, whole genome shotgun sequence genome:
- the LOC117317012 gene encoding uncharacterized protein LOC117317012 → MRLKAFDGSQELNNALLELFDIDLPMPTPSSPAQARDEMVKAMDIKKPQPAVPGPQRFKRLSEDQLKEMEDERQSKSTKSNTKWGIKVFQDWNREVHGQELDISLIGVGDLCDKLRQFYAEASPKNGLVYHKNTLIKSGLL, encoded by the exons ATGAGGCTGAAGGCATTTGATGGAAGCCAAGAACTGAACAATGCTCTTTTAGAATTATTTGACATTGATTTGCCGATGCCAACACCGTCATCACCGGCTCAAGCAAGGGACGAGATGGTTAAAGCCATGGATATCAAAAAGCCACAACCTGCAGTCCCGGGCCCCCAACGCTTCAAAAGACTTTCCGAAGATCAACTTAAAGAAATGGAGGACGAACGGCAATCTAAATCCACTAAAAGCAATACCAAATGGGGTATAAAGGTTTTTCAGG ATTGGAACCGCGAGGTACATGGACAGGAATTGGACATAAGTTTAATAGGGGTTGGTGATTTGTGTGACAAACTACGTCAATTTTATGCCGAGGCATCGCCAAAGAATGGACTGGTGTACCATAAAAACACTCTTATTAAGAGTGGCctgctttaa